One bacterium DNA window includes the following coding sequences:
- a CDS encoding metallophosphoesterase, with translation MKKTMILFLVVTAMIAGVDRGPIISSEDPSSAFYINFTTDNSCITQIFYRILPSGSWVEVTDITASSDHNIRIDILPGYEHEYFVRADGDSLGPYKFWTAPRTGSRQDFHFCAYGDTRTGMVAHWVVIDHVMTCDPMFMVHTGDMIEDGEDTGQWDDYFAELCEWHDIARSVPFFYAMGNHDDESPYFYSALTLPKNNPDSSEAYSSFDWGRIHFFSMNSEVDYDSASPQYNFIVNDLAEASIDIRYDFIIGLVHRPFYSSGYHGREEDLADALEPLLIEYGVDLVLQGHDHMYERVSPQSGVYYVVTGGGGAPPSPIVLWHDYTAFGYNLYHHLHFLYSAAEAKLSMYMHNYLNNVVDSLILFSSPLDVKDIAKPQTARLSAHPSPFNKACLIETKGDLQINIRDISGRLIVRGSGPCFLWEPSGEISTGLYLISVTDGEAKKSSIGRIVYLK, from the coding sequence TCATCTGCTTTTTATATCAATTTTACCACAGATAATTCCTGTATTACACAAATATTTTATAGAATTCTTCCCTCGGGAAGCTGGGTTGAAGTCACCGATATTACAGCTAGCAGTGATCATAATATTAGGATTGATATACTTCCAGGGTATGAGCATGAGTATTTTGTGAGAGCCGATGGCGATAGCCTCGGCCCTTACAAATTCTGGACAGCTCCGCGAACGGGTTCTAGGCAGGATTTTCATTTTTGCGCTTATGGAGATACTCGAACTGGGATGGTAGCGCACTGGGTTGTTATAGATCATGTGATGACTTGCGATCCAATGTTCATGGTTCATACTGGTGATATGATAGAAGATGGGGAGGATACAGGCCAATGGGATGACTATTTCGCCGAGCTTTGTGAATGGCATGATATTGCGCGATCCGTGCCATTTTTCTATGCCATGGGCAACCACGATGATGAATCTCCGTATTTTTACTCAGCTTTAACACTTCCTAAGAATAATCCAGATTCCAGCGAGGCATATTCCAGCTTTGATTGGGGGCGAATTCACTTTTTTTCGATGAACTCCGAGGTAGATTATGATTCGGCTAGCCCTCAATATAATTTCATTGTTAACGATCTTGCTGAAGCATCTATCGATATTAGATATGATTTCATTATAGGACTGGTTCATAGGCCTTTCTACTCCAGCGGATATCACGGAAGAGAAGAAGACCTGGCAGATGCTCTTGAACCACTTTTAATTGAATATGGGGTCGATTTGGTTCTTCAAGGTCATGACCACATGTATGAAAGGGTGAGTCCACAGAGTGGAGTTTATTATGTAGTGACCGGTGGGGGAGGTGCGCCGCCTAGTCCTATTGTTTTATGGCACGATTATACGGCTTTTGGCTATAACCTTTATCATCACCTTCATTTCTTATATTCTGCTGCGGAAGCCAAGTTATCGATGTATATGCACAATTATTTAAACAATGTTGTCGATTCCTTAATTCTATTCTCTAGCCCACTCGATGTGAAAGATATTGCGAAACCGCAAACCGCTAGACTTTCTGCTCATCCAAGTCCATTCAATAAAGCTTGTCTTATAGAAACGAAAGGTGATCTTCAAATTAATATTCGGGATATCAGTGGCCGACTTATTGTTAGAGGCTCTGGTCCTTGTTTTTTATGGGAACCATCCGGGGAAATATCAACGGGACTGTATTTGATCTCGGTTACAGATGGAGAGGCAAAAAAGAGTTCTATTGGTAGAATAGTATATTTGAAATAA